The bacterium genome contains a region encoding:
- a CDS encoding type II toxin-antitoxin system VapC family toxin codes for MRVLLDTNAYSLLMRGHEQVAEIVRAAEELLFSAVVVGELLYGFRRGSRFAQNAADLRSVLNSPYSTFVDVNSVTADRYSRIAATLRAKGRPLPTNDVWIAAQAMETGADLVSGDSHFEHVDGIVWIPLTTVG; via the coding sequence GTGAGGGTCCTATTGGATACCAACGCGTACTCCCTGCTCATGCGGGGACATGAGCAGGTCGCTGAGATTGTGAGAGCGGCTGAGGAGTTGCTGTTTTCTGCCGTCGTAGTCGGTGAGCTTCTCTACGGATTCCGGCGAGGATCGCGCTTTGCGCAAAACGCCGCCGACCTCCGCTCCGTGCTCAACAGTCCTTATTCGACTTTTGTGGATGTGAACTCGGTTACCGCAGACCGCTACTCCCGAATAGCAGCGACCCTTCGAGCCAAGGGCCGCCCCCTGCCGACCAACGACGTTTGGATAGCCGCCCAAGCCATGGAAACCGGGGCCGACCTAGTATCGGGCGACAGCCACTTCGAGCATGTCGATGGAATCGTCTGGATTCCTCTGACGACGGTGGGATAG